Proteins encoded within one genomic window of Amycolatopsis sp. 2-15:
- a CDS encoding PP2C family protein-serine/threonine phosphatase, which produces MVSRPAPASALPPGAELPEYGGFWRSVLEDVRDPVFVQDPAGAVRWANAAARTLAAEGPPVLDAVTETTGRVDLGDVRRAAHVRALPEGWRVWTVVDDSPRRPEEFLAEAGPKLAAARGRHGTARVIAELAASALGDCVFVLLPTTRGRWEWWSCEDHGAPGHGRIRRVPAQHAPAVAETFVAVGPPEVRVVPAAEVATMPAVVAERFSGHAEVSVVSLGVDEGGVTGAVLIGRRTEPAFGAGQPRAIEAFATAAGTALANAQRYARQEEATRGLETTLKPTPPAEVEGANFELWYEPAGGVLGVGGDFYDVLAREDGSAFVVVGDICGKGAEAAALTGRVRHSLAALQLVERDGRTMLRLLNELLIAGGSNRFATLVLGSVAPTESGLDVTLASGGHPAPLVLRRDGGVEEVSVPGTLVGISPQARFAEATVHLDEGDVCLLYTDGVTEARNRTESAELFGDERFHSVLADCVGLPAHKVVARLREAVRAWLGNSGHDDIAVLAIEAAPRAD; this is translated from the coding sequence ATGGTGTCACGGCCCGCTCCGGCGTCGGCCCTGCCACCCGGCGCCGAGCTGCCCGAGTACGGGGGTTTCTGGCGTTCGGTGCTCGAAGACGTGCGGGACCCGGTGTTCGTGCAGGACCCGGCCGGAGCTGTGCGCTGGGCCAACGCGGCCGCGCGCACGCTCGCGGCCGAGGGGCCGCCCGTGCTCGACGCCGTGACGGAGACCACCGGCCGCGTCGACCTCGGCGACGTCCGCCGCGCCGCGCACGTGCGCGCGCTGCCGGAGGGCTGGCGCGTGTGGACGGTGGTCGACGACAGTCCTCGTCGCCCTGAGGAGTTCCTCGCCGAGGCCGGTCCGAAACTCGCCGCGGCCCGAGGCCGCCATGGCACGGCGCGCGTGATCGCCGAGCTGGCCGCGTCGGCGCTGGGCGACTGCGTGTTCGTGCTGCTGCCCACCACCCGTGGCCGCTGGGAGTGGTGGAGCTGCGAGGACCACGGCGCGCCCGGCCACGGCCGCATCCGGCGGGTGCCGGCGCAGCACGCGCCGGCCGTGGCCGAGACGTTCGTGGCCGTCGGCCCGCCCGAGGTGCGCGTGGTGCCCGCCGCCGAGGTGGCCACGATGCCCGCCGTGGTGGCCGAGCGGTTCTCCGGCCACGCCGAGGTTTCGGTGGTGTCGCTGGGCGTCGACGAGGGCGGGGTCACCGGTGCGGTGCTGATCGGGCGGCGCACGGAACCGGCGTTCGGCGCCGGGCAACCGCGCGCGATCGAGGCGTTCGCCACGGCCGCTGGCACGGCGCTGGCCAACGCGCAGCGCTACGCGCGTCAGGAAGAAGCCACGCGCGGCCTGGAGACCACGCTGAAGCCGACCCCGCCGGCCGAGGTCGAGGGCGCCAACTTCGAGCTCTGGTACGAGCCGGCCGGCGGTGTTCTCGGGGTGGGCGGCGACTTCTACGACGTCCTCGCGCGCGAGGACGGCAGCGCGTTTGTGGTGGTCGGCGACATCTGCGGCAAGGGCGCCGAGGCGGCCGCGCTCACGGGCCGCGTGCGGCATTCGCTGGCCGCGCTGCAGCTCGTGGAACGCGACGGGCGCACGATGCTGCGCCTGCTCAACGAACTGCTCATCGCCGGCGGCTCCAACCGCTTCGCGACGCTCGTGCTCGGCTCGGTCGCGCCGACGGAATCGGGGCTCGACGTCACGCTCGCCTCGGGCGGACATCCGGCGCCACTCGTGCTGCGCCGCGACGGCGGGGTCGAGGAGGTGAGCGTGCCGGGCACGCTCGTCGGGATCTCGCCGCAGGCCCGCTTCGCCGAGGCGACGGTGCACCTGGACGAGGGCGACGTCTGCCTGCTCTACACCGACGGCGTCACGGAAGCGCGCAACCGCACGGAATCGGCCGAGCTGTTCGGCGACGAGCGCTTCCACAGCGTCCTCGCCGACTGCGTCGGGCTGCCCGCGCACAAGGTCGTGGCGCGGCTGCGCGAGGCCGTGCGCGCGTGGCTGGGCAACTCCGGCCACGACGACATCGCCGTGCTCGCGATCGAAGCCGCGCCGCGCGCGGATTGA
- a CDS encoding type 1 glutamine amidotransferase domain-containing protein: MANALQGRKVAILAADGVEQVELEQPRKAVTAEGATVDLVSLSEGEIQAMNGDIDKGATFPVDRLVADVSADDYDALLLPGGTMNPDNLRRDPAAVRFAGDFVRAGKPVGVICHGPWTLVEADVVRGRTLTSFPSVRTDIRNAGGTVVDEEVVVDNGLVSSRNPDDLPAFCAKVIEEFAEGRHPVG; this comes from the coding sequence ATGGCGAACGCACTCCAGGGCCGCAAGGTGGCCATCCTGGCCGCCGACGGCGTCGAGCAGGTGGAGCTCGAACAGCCGCGCAAGGCGGTCACCGCCGAAGGCGCGACCGTGGACCTGGTCTCCCTCTCGGAAGGCGAGATCCAGGCCATGAACGGCGACATCGACAAGGGCGCCACGTTCCCGGTCGACCGGCTCGTCGCCGACGTCTCCGCGGACGACTACGACGCCCTCCTGCTGCCCGGCGGCACGATGAACCCCGACAACCTGCGCCGCGACCCGGCGGCCGTGCGGTTCGCGGGCGATTTCGTGCGCGCCGGCAAACCCGTCGGCGTGATCTGCCACGGCCCGTGGACGCTCGTGGAGGCCGACGTGGTCCGCGGGCGCACCCTGACGTCGTTTCCCAGCGTGCGCACGGACATCCGCAACGCGGGCGGCACCGTGGTCGACGAAGAAGTGGTGGTGGACAACGGTCTCGTGTCCAGCCGGAACCCGGACGACCTGCCGGCCTTCTGCGCGAAGGTGATCGAGGAGTTCGCCGAGGGGCGCCACCCGGTCGGCTGA
- a CDS encoding WD40/YVTN/BNR-like repeat-containing protein, with product MKPTRCAAVVAAALAVLALVPASAVAADVSAVPAGFAPASTSWTGPAHGFVLGYTDCGEPGWCPVLLATTDGGARWRRLGAPPMSLPDNHNHVRLVAVSAQHLYVTDGSRILATRDGGRHWFTVLVAGGGQRYVSALAETGGRIFAVVTSSSYGNTTSVYSGLAGGPVLAPLPGFEVTGGITYGDVATGGGLQIALGADYRTEEYWTSRDGVVFTPASPPCPSGTTASLGGVRAGQVIALCSSSPGSPQPGSSQRRMWRAPKLGGTFSGTADAPAVGITQGFSAATADTATVAAEGGGDGFLHHTTDGGRTWTTTVLSERGVGLSDLAFVGDGVGVVVDGLPDAESGSAVYRTTDAGNTWAELSFS from the coding sequence ATGAAACCCACCCGGTGCGCCGCCGTCGTCGCGGCCGCACTCGCCGTGCTGGCCCTCGTCCCCGCCTCTGCTGTTGCTGCTGATGTTTCTGCTGTTCCCGCCGGCTTCGCGCCCGCGTCCACGAGCTGGACCGGGCCGGCGCACGGCTTCGTGCTCGGCTACACCGACTGCGGCGAACCGGGCTGGTGCCCGGTTCTGCTCGCCACGACCGACGGCGGCGCGCGCTGGCGGCGGCTGGGCGCGCCGCCGATGTCGTTGCCGGACAACCACAACCACGTCCGGCTCGTTGCCGTTAGCGCCCAGCACCTGTACGTCACCGACGGCTCCCGCATCCTCGCCACCCGCGACGGCGGGCGGCACTGGTTCACGGTGCTGGTGGCCGGTGGCGGTCAGCGTTACGTGTCCGCGCTGGCCGAGACTGGCGGCCGGATTTTCGCCGTGGTCACGAGCAGCTCCTACGGCAACACCACGTCCGTGTATTCGGGCCTGGCGGGCGGGCCCGTGCTGGCGCCGCTGCCGGGGTTCGAGGTCACGGGCGGCATCACCTACGGCGACGTGGCCACCGGGGGAGGTCTGCAGATCGCGCTGGGCGCCGACTACCGCACCGAGGAGTACTGGACTTCGCGTGACGGGGTGGTGTTCACGCCCGCTTCGCCGCCGTGCCCGTCCGGGACCACGGCGTCGCTGGGCGGCGTGCGGGCCGGGCAGGTGATCGCGTTGTGCAGCAGCAGCCCGGGTTCACCGCAGCCGGGTTCGTCGCAGCGGCGGATGTGGCGCGCGCCGAAGCTGGGCGGCACGTTCAGCGGCACGGCCGACGCGCCGGCCGTCGGCATCACGCAGGGCTTCAGCGCCGCGACCGCCGACACCGCGACCGTCGCGGCCGAGGGCGGCGGCGACGGCTTCCTCCACCACACCACCGACGGCGGCCGCACGTGGACCACCACGGTGCTGTCCGAGCGCGGCGTCGGGCTCTCGGATCTGGCTTTCGTGGGCGACGGCGTCGGCGTGGTCGTCGACGGCCTGCCGGACGCCGAAAGCGGCTCCGCTGTGTATCGGACGACCGACGCCGGGAACACGTGGGCAGAACTCTCGTTCTCCTGA
- a CDS encoding SAM-dependent methyltransferase gives MVSGTSTRFDHDRPSLARLSDALLGGCDHYEADRVMLQRLLAVAPGSQIMAREHREWLMRVVRHLAADRGIDQFLDLGSGMPTAENTHEVAQRHNPAARVVYVDNDPVVQVHGRAVLETNDRTHVSGADLTDPGATLGDPIVYRHLDFDRPMALLLCSIVHHIDNLDRAQFIVRSYVDQLAPGSYLLLTHHHQPPADPPRQALAHLIDSTFQGTGLGTVHRSREEIESFFAGLELLEPGLGMLHEWWPDGPRMSPLGDLNYLTLGGVARKP, from the coding sequence GTGGTTTCGGGGACCTCGACGCGCTTCGACCACGACCGGCCCAGCCTGGCCCGCCTGTCCGACGCCCTCCTCGGCGGCTGCGACCACTACGAAGCCGACCGCGTGATGCTCCAGCGCCTGCTCGCCGTCGCCCCCGGCTCCCAGATCATGGCGCGCGAGCACCGCGAATGGCTCATGCGCGTGGTCCGTCACCTCGCCGCCGACCGCGGCATCGACCAGTTCCTCGACCTGGGCTCCGGCATGCCCACGGCGGAGAACACCCACGAGGTCGCCCAACGCCACAACCCCGCCGCGCGCGTCGTGTACGTCGACAACGACCCGGTCGTCCAGGTCCACGGCCGCGCCGTCCTGGAGACCAACGACCGCACCCACGTCTCCGGCGCCGACCTCACCGACCCGGGCGCCACCCTGGGCGACCCCATCGTCTACCGCCACCTCGACTTCGACCGCCCGATGGCCCTGCTCCTCTGCTCGATCGTCCACCACATCGACAACCTCGACCGCGCGCAGTTCATCGTGCGCAGCTACGTCGACCAGCTGGCCCCCGGCTCGTACCTCCTGCTCACCCACCACCACCAACCCCCGGCCGACCCCCCTCGGCAGGCCCTGGCGCACCTGATCGACTCGACGTTCCAGGGCACCGGGCTCGGCACGGTGCACCGGTCGCGGGAGGAGATCGAGTCGTTTTTCGCGGGGCTGGAGCTGCTGGAGCCGGGCCTGGGGATGCTGCACGAGTGGTGGCCGGACGGCCCGCGGATGAGTCCGTTGGGGGATTTGAACTATCTGACGTTGGGTGGAGTGGCCAGGAAGCCGTGA
- a CDS encoding aldo/keto reductase — MTNVPVTKLNNGVEMPQLGFGVFQVPPAETKTAVKTALGAGYRSIDTATAYGNEAAVGEALAESGITRDELFITTKLWNSDQGYDQTLRAFDASVAALGLEQLDLYLIHWPLPARDKYVATWKALEKLYADGRVRAIGVSNFQPSHLRRILDEGSVVPAVNQIELSPYLVQQELRAFHADHGIATEAWSPLAKGGDLLGEQAVAEVASRHGKTPAQVVLRWHLQLGNVVIPKSVTPSRVAENIDVFGFTLTDDDLAALSALDRGLRTGPDPDTFDVA; from the coding sequence TTGACCAACGTTCCAGTCACCAAGTTGAACAACGGCGTCGAGATGCCGCAGCTCGGCTTCGGCGTCTTCCAGGTACCGCCCGCCGAGACGAAGACCGCGGTCAAGACCGCACTGGGCGCCGGCTACCGCAGCATCGACACCGCCACCGCGTACGGCAACGAAGCCGCCGTCGGCGAGGCGCTCGCCGAATCCGGCATCACCCGCGACGAACTGTTCATCACCACCAAACTGTGGAACAGCGACCAGGGCTACGACCAGACGCTGCGCGCCTTCGACGCCAGCGTCGCCGCCCTCGGGCTCGAGCAGCTCGACCTCTACCTCATCCACTGGCCGCTGCCCGCCCGCGACAAGTACGTCGCCACGTGGAAGGCGCTGGAGAAGCTGTACGCCGACGGCCGCGTGCGCGCCATCGGCGTGTCCAACTTCCAGCCGTCGCACTTGCGCCGCATCCTCGACGAGGGCAGCGTGGTGCCGGCCGTGAACCAGATCGAGCTGTCGCCGTACCTCGTTCAGCAGGAGCTGCGCGCCTTCCACGCCGACCACGGCATCGCCACGGAAGCCTGGAGCCCGCTCGCCAAGGGCGGCGACCTCCTGGGCGAGCAGGCCGTCGCCGAGGTGGCCTCGCGCCACGGTAAGACGCCTGCCCAGGTGGTGCTGCGCTGGCACCTGCAGCTGGGCAACGTGGTCATCCCGAAATCCGTCACACCCTCACGCGTGGCCGAGAACATCGACGTCTTCGGCTTCACCCTCACCGACGACGACCTCGCCGCCCTCTCGGCCCTCGACCGCGGCCTGCGCACGGGGCCGGACCCGGACACGTTCGACGTGGCGTGA
- a CDS encoding SDR family NAD(P)-dependent oxidoreductase: MNIDLSGRTALVTGSTAGIGEAAAAALAAAGADVVVNGRDADRVDEVAKRLGVRGIAADVGTAEGVAEIVEQLPDVDVLVNNAGVFSPIPVFEISDAEWLRIYQVNVLSGVRLTRHYAPRMVNRGWGRVIFVSSESAVQPPTEMVHYGMTKTAQLALSRGMAQEVAGTGVTVNSVLPGPTLTEGVREFVRSLYPDLDFAEAERRFMAQDRPTSLLGRLIRPEEVANLITYVASDQAAATTGGALRVDGGVASAIIP, from the coding sequence ATGAACATCGACCTGAGCGGGCGCACCGCCCTGGTCACCGGGTCCACCGCCGGCATCGGCGAGGCCGCGGCCGCCGCGCTCGCCGCCGCGGGCGCCGACGTGGTGGTGAACGGTCGTGACGCCGACCGCGTCGACGAGGTCGCGAAGCGCCTGGGCGTGCGCGGGATCGCCGCCGACGTCGGCACGGCCGAGGGCGTGGCCGAGATCGTCGAGCAGCTGCCGGACGTGGACGTGCTGGTGAACAACGCGGGCGTCTTCTCGCCGATCCCGGTGTTCGAGATCAGCGACGCCGAATGGCTGCGGATCTACCAGGTCAACGTGCTCTCGGGCGTGCGCCTCACGCGGCACTACGCACCCAGGATGGTGAATCGCGGGTGGGGCCGGGTGATCTTCGTCAGCAGTGAATCGGCGGTTCAGCCGCCGACCGAGATGGTCCACTACGGTATGACGAAGACGGCCCAGCTGGCGTTGTCCCGCGGGATGGCGCAGGAGGTGGCCGGCACGGGCGTCACCGTCAACAGCGTGCTGCCCGGACCCACGCTCACCGAGGGCGTGCGCGAGTTCGTGCGCAGCCTGTACCCGGACCTCGACTTCGCCGAGGCCGAGCGGCGGTTCATGGCCCAGGACCGTCCGACCTCCCTGCTGGGCCGCCTGATCCGCCCGGAGGAGGTGGCGAACCTCATCACCTACGTCGCCTCCGACCAGGCCGCCGCGACCACCGGGGGCGCTCTGCGCGTCGACGGCGGGGTCGCGTCGGCGATCATTCCCTGA
- a CDS encoding MarR family winged helix-turn-helix transcriptional regulator has product MSLADDAVEARAQGWRTLAALHARIEDRLQRALERDHELSVSEYTVLDVLARQDGFHLRMNQLANAVVLSQSATTRLVTRLEDRGLLSRYLCPTDRRGIYTEVTVAGRELLDEARPTHDATLSAALAEAEELPELAPLVGALGSLAFAKQ; this is encoded by the coding sequence GTGTCACTGGCTGACGACGCCGTGGAGGCCCGGGCGCAGGGCTGGCGCACTCTGGCCGCGTTGCACGCGCGCATCGAAGACCGGCTGCAGCGCGCGCTCGAGCGCGACCACGAGCTGTCGGTGAGCGAGTACACCGTGCTCGACGTGCTCGCCCGCCAGGACGGCTTCCACCTGCGGATGAACCAGCTGGCCAACGCCGTGGTGCTGAGCCAGTCGGCCACCACCCGCCTGGTGACGCGGCTCGAGGATCGCGGCCTGCTGTCGCGTTACCTCTGCCCGACGGACCGGCGCGGCATCTACACCGAGGTGACCGTCGCCGGCCGCGAGCTGCTCGACGAGGCCCGCCCGACTCACGACGCCACGCTGTCGGCCGCGCTCGCCGAGGCCGAGGAGCTGCCGGAGCTGGCGCCCCTCGTCGGCGCGCTGGGTTCACTCGCCTTCGCGAAGCAGTAA
- the aspS gene encoding aspartate--tRNA(Asn) ligase: MSPRTLVADLPAHAGATVTIAGWLHRRRALKSVPFLVIRDRTGLAQVVFSAPPHPGPNTPPPSQGGVPESILSPTPDKNGHQAEMRPSCPQLGAGVDKFSDGTEIAQLSEETVVEVTGRVVANKQAPGGIEIVEATIEVLATPEKRPPFDLYRPTIPAALPTVLDNAAVALRHPELKRRHEIAARSVAAFRRALDHRGFTEVHTPKIVATSTESGANVFQLDYFGKPAYLAQSPQFFKQALVGVFERFYEVGPVFRAEPHDTARHLAQYTSLDAELGFITDHRDVMAVLRDVIAEMATAVGPEAPAVPAAIPTISYPAAQEILHSTEPDLSPEDERRLGEWALDNHNSEFLYVTGYPMTKRPFYTHPDPSAPELSNSFDLLFRGLELVTGGQRLHHHADYLAALGPEAEQYRDYLATFAHGMPPHGGFAIGLERWVARVLKVPNIRGTTLFPRDLHRLRP, translated from the coding sequence ATGTCCCCTCGCACCCTGGTGGCCGACCTGCCCGCGCACGCGGGCGCCACCGTGACCATCGCCGGCTGGCTCCACCGCCGGCGCGCCCTGAAATCCGTGCCGTTCCTGGTGATCCGGGACCGGACGGGGCTGGCTCAGGTGGTGTTCAGTGCGCCGCCTCACCCCGGCCCGAACACGCCCCCGCCCTCCCAGGGGGGCGTCCCCGAGTCAATTCTATCGCCCACCCCCGACAAAAACGGGCACCAAGCCGAAATGCGCCCGAGTTGCCCACAACTCGGCGCGGGTGTGGACAAGTTTTCCGACGGCACCGAAATCGCGCAGCTGAGCGAAGAAACCGTTGTCGAGGTCACCGGACGAGTCGTAGCCAACAAACAGGCACCCGGCGGCATCGAGATCGTGGAAGCGACCATCGAAGTCCTTGCCACACCTGAGAAACGGCCGCCATTCGACCTCTACCGGCCGACGATTCCCGCCGCGTTGCCCACGGTGCTGGACAACGCGGCCGTCGCACTCAGGCATCCCGAGCTGAAGCGGCGCCACGAGATCGCGGCCCGAAGCGTCGCGGCGTTCCGGCGCGCCCTCGACCACCGCGGCTTCACCGAGGTTCACACACCCAAAATCGTGGCCACCAGCACGGAATCCGGCGCCAACGTCTTCCAACTCGACTACTTCGGCAAACCCGCCTACCTCGCCCAGTCACCGCAGTTCTTCAAACAGGCGTTGGTCGGCGTCTTCGAACGCTTCTACGAAGTCGGCCCGGTCTTCCGCGCCGAACCCCACGACACCGCGCGCCACCTCGCGCAGTACACGAGCCTCGACGCGGAACTCGGTTTCATCACCGACCATCGCGACGTGATGGCTGTGCTGCGGGACGTCATCGCCGAGATGGCCACCGCGGTCGGGCCCGAAGCGCCGGCCGTCCCCGCCGCGATCCCGACCATCTCCTACCCCGCAGCACAGGAGATCCTGCACAGCACCGAACCCGACCTCTCCCCCGAGGACGAACGCCGGCTCGGCGAATGGGCGCTGGACAACCACAACTCGGAATTCCTCTACGTCACCGGCTACCCCATGACCAAACGCCCCTTCTACACCCACCCCGACCCGAGCGCGCCGGAGCTGTCCAACAGCTTCGACCTCCTCTTCCGCGGCCTGGAACTGGTCACCGGCGGCCAACGGCTGCACCACCACGCCGATTACCTCGCCGCCCTAGGCCCGGAAGCGGAGCAGTACCGCGACTACCTGGCAACGTTCGCGCACGGCATGCCACCCCACGGCGGCTTCGCCATCGGCCTCGAACGCTGGGTCGCGCGGGTCCTGAAGGTACCCAACATCCGCGGCACGACGCTGTTCCCCCGCGACCTGCACCGACTGCGGCCGTAA
- a CDS encoding ROK family transcriptional regulator, translating into MRRSNLALVLRHLRDAGPRSRAGIAAETGLNKATVSSLVAELVERGLAREGELDRAGSVGRPGTIVELDGRGVGGVGVEVNVDYLTALALDLTGTVLFEQRVALDVQALPPAKVLDATAELAARALRECRRLKVAPVGLTLAIPALVDVEAGTVAFAPNLHWTDVPVVTGLTERLTQRLGRLGFPIRMANDANLGALGEHAMGSVAGTADLVYLTGEIGVGGGVISGGRLLGGAEGFSGEIGHIQLDPNGRRCGCGRRGCWETIVGLAGMLRLAAEPNDPVHDPSLDLEQRLDMLRRRAELKDRRTLDALAQVGTGLGIGAAVLVNVFNPRVVLLGGYFAQLGPYLLGPMMAELKARVVAPDIGGCRVELSWLGFSAASRGGANVALDAVFDDPARVAAGAGAGERDSG; encoded by the coding sequence GTGCGGCGCAGCAACCTCGCGCTCGTGCTGCGGCACCTGCGTGACGCGGGGCCGCGGTCGCGGGCGGGCATCGCGGCGGAGACGGGCCTGAACAAGGCCACGGTGTCGAGCCTCGTCGCGGAGCTGGTCGAGCGCGGGCTGGCGCGGGAGGGCGAGCTGGACCGCGCGGGGTCGGTCGGGCGGCCGGGCACGATCGTGGAGCTCGACGGGCGTGGGGTGGGCGGAGTGGGCGTCGAGGTGAACGTCGACTACCTCACCGCGCTGGCCCTGGATCTCACCGGCACCGTCCTCTTCGAACAGCGCGTGGCGCTCGACGTGCAAGCGCTTCCTCCGGCCAAGGTCCTCGACGCGACGGCCGAACTGGCCGCGAGAGCGCTGCGGGAGTGCCGTCGCCTCAAGGTCGCGCCGGTCGGGCTGACGCTGGCGATTCCGGCCCTCGTCGACGTGGAGGCCGGCACCGTGGCGTTCGCGCCCAACCTGCACTGGACCGACGTCCCCGTGGTCACCGGCCTGACCGAACGGCTCACCCAACGCCTGGGCCGCCTGGGATTCCCGATCCGCATGGCCAACGACGCCAACCTCGGCGCGCTCGGCGAGCACGCGATGGGCAGCGTCGCCGGCACCGCGGACCTCGTGTACCTCACCGGCGAGATCGGCGTCGGCGGCGGCGTGATCTCCGGGGGCCGGCTCCTCGGTGGCGCGGAAGGGTTTTCCGGCGAGATCGGCCACATCCAGCTCGACCCGAACGGCCGGCGCTGCGGCTGCGGCCGGCGCGGCTGCTGGGAGACGATCGTGGGCCTCGCCGGGATGCTGCGGCTCGCGGCCGAGCCCAACGACCCGGTGCACGATCCGTCGCTGGACCTCGAACAGCGCCTCGACATGCTGCGCCGCCGCGCGGAGCTGAAGGATCGCCGCACGCTCGACGCACTCGCCCAGGTGGGCACCGGGCTCGGCATCGGCGCGGCCGTGCTCGTGAACGTGTTCAACCCGCGCGTGGTGCTGCTCGGCGGCTATTTCGCGCAGCTCGGCCCATATCTGCTCGGCCCGATGATGGCCGAGCTCAAGGCCCGCGTGGTCGCGCCCGACATCGGCGGTTGCCGCGTGGAGCTGTCGTGGCTGGGCTTCTCGGCCGCCTCGCGCGGCGGGGCCAACGTGGCGCTGGACGCCGTGTTCGACGACCCCGCACGGGTCGCCGCCGGAGCTGGAGCTGGGGAGAGGGACAGCGGATGA
- a CDS encoding sugar ABC transporter ATP-binding protein: MTLLEMTGIGKGFPGVRALDDVELSVAEGEVHCLLGQNGAGKSTLIKVLAGAHRPDTGEIRVGGEPVELPNPTAAIKCGIATLYQELDLVDGLSVAENIFLGHEQASVGWVRRTTMRAEARKLLDRLGHREIRVEREVGSLSAAGKQIVSLARALSLDARLIVLDEPSAVLASDEVANLFRVIRGLTERGVAVVYISHRLEEIREIGDRVTVLKDGHTVATGLPARTTPTTELVALMTGRRVEYLFPPRPAEDVFDDRPVLLEVENLTVAGSFEDVSFTVREGEIVGLAGLVGSGRSEVLETVYGARKPTTGHVKLAGKPLRKGVTSAVRAGLGLAPEERKSQALLLQESVARNVSLASLRRYARFGWFNSRAETAAVRRHTEALDLRPPDIRRPAGKLSGGNQQKAVLARWLLKGCRVLLLDEPTRGVDVGARAELYRVIRDLADSGVAIVLVSSELPEVLGLADRVLVLREGRVLTEARGRDLDESAVLDLILEEQERAE; this comes from the coding sequence ATGACGCTTCTCGAAATGACCGGGATCGGCAAGGGTTTCCCCGGCGTGCGCGCCCTCGACGACGTCGAGCTGAGCGTGGCCGAAGGCGAAGTGCACTGCCTGCTCGGCCAGAACGGCGCCGGCAAGTCCACGTTGATCAAGGTGCTCGCCGGCGCCCACCGGCCCGACACGGGGGAGATCCGTGTCGGCGGCGAGCCCGTGGAGCTGCCCAACCCCACCGCCGCCATCAAGTGCGGCATCGCGACGCTGTACCAGGAGCTCGACCTCGTCGACGGGCTTTCCGTGGCGGAGAACATCTTCCTCGGCCACGAGCAGGCCAGCGTGGGCTGGGTGCGCCGCACGACCATGCGAGCCGAGGCGCGGAAACTCCTGGATCGCCTGGGCCACCGCGAGATCCGCGTGGAACGCGAGGTCGGCTCCCTCTCGGCCGCGGGCAAGCAGATCGTGAGCCTCGCCCGCGCGCTGTCACTCGACGCGCGGCTGATCGTGCTCGACGAACCCTCGGCCGTCCTCGCCAGTGACGAAGTCGCGAACCTCTTCCGCGTGATCCGCGGCCTCACCGAACGCGGCGTTGCCGTCGTCTACATCTCCCACCGGCTCGAAGAGATCCGCGAGATCGGCGACCGCGTCACGGTCCTGAAAGACGGCCACACCGTGGCCACCGGGCTCCCGGCCCGCACCACGCCGACCACCGAACTGGTCGCGCTGATGACCGGCCGCCGCGTCGAGTACCTCTTCCCGCCCCGGCCGGCCGAAGACGTGTTCGACGACCGCCCGGTGCTGCTGGAGGTCGAGAACCTGACCGTGGCCGGCTCGTTCGAAGACGTGTCGTTCACCGTGCGGGAAGGCGAGATCGTCGGGCTCGCGGGGCTGGTCGGGTCGGGCCGGTCCGAAGTCCTGGAAACCGTCTACGGCGCGAGGAAACCCACCACCGGCCACGTGAAGCTCGCCGGCAAACCATTGCGGAAAGGCGTGACCTCAGCCGTCCGCGCCGGCCTCGGCCTCGCGCCGGAGGAACGCAAGAGCCAGGCCCTGCTGCTCCAGGAATCCGTGGCCCGCAACGTCTCCCTCGCCTCGCTGCGCCGCTACGCGCGGTTCGGCTGGTTCAATTCCCGCGCCGAGACCGCCGCCGTCCGCCGCCACACCGAGGCCCTCGACCTGCGCCCGCCCGACATCCGCCGGCCCGCGGGCAAGCTGTCCGGTGGCAACCAGCAGAAGGCGGTGCTCGCGCGCTGGCTGCTCAAGGGCTGCCGTGTGTTGCTGCTCGACGAGCCGACCCGTGGCGTCGACGTCGGCGCGCGGGCCGAGCTGTACCGCGTGATCCGCGACCTGGCCGATTCCGGCGTCGCGATCGTGCTCGTCTCCAGCGAGCTGCCGGAGGTGCTCGGCCTGGCCGACCGGGTGCTGGTGCTGCGCGAAGGCCGCGTGCTCACCGAGGCGCGCGGGCGCGACCTCGACGAATCGGCCGTGCTGGATCTCATCCTCGAGGAGCAGGAGCGTGCGGAATGA